A region of the Longimicrobiaceae bacterium genome:
CGAACGCCAGGTACGCGTCGAACCCGCCGGCCGTCATGGTCACGGTCAGGCGCTCGCCCGCGCGGCCATGGTACACGTACGCGTCGTACGACGAGTGGTCGTCGGCCTGCGGGTCGTTGGCGTCGAGCGTGCCCTCCACCGTCTCGCCCCCGCGGATGCTGCGCGGGTCGGGGGCGGGCGGTGCAGGCGGAAGCTCTTCCACGGTCACGGTGTAGCCCCCGCGGCCCTCGGCGGTGAGCGAGTTGGCGCGGATCACGTACTCGCCGTCCGCGGGCAGGGTGGCGATCACGCGCGAGTCGTTGCCGCCCGCGCCGTCGTCGTCGCTGTCGCTCACGCTCAGCGAGCCGTTCATGATGCGCCCGAACGCCATGTACGAGTCGAACGCGCCGGAGCGCATGGTCACCTGCACGCGCTGTCCCGCACGGCCGCGGAAGCTGTACAGGTCGTAGCGCGTGTTGTCGCTCTCCAGCACCGCGTCGCCCTCGTCCAGCGAGCCGCTGGCGCTGCCACCGATGCGGATGGGCTGCGGCGTGGGCATGGCGGTGTGCGCACCCTGCGGAGCGGGCCGGGGCTTGCCGGAGTAGGACGCGGCGCCGCCCGCCGCCACCTGCACCGTGTACGCGCCCGTGGCGCCGCCCTCCAACGAGTTGGCGCGGATGGTCAGCTCGCCGCCCGCCGGCACGGCCACCTGCACCTGCGCGTCGGTGCCGCCCGCGCCGTCGTCGTCGCTGTCCAGCTCGCTCCACTGCCCGTTCTGCATCTGCCCCACGGCCAGGTACGCGTCGAACGCGGTGGAGCGCAGGGTCACGGTGACCGTCTGCCCCGGCTGCGCACGGAGCGTGTAGTTCTGGTAGTACGAGCCGTCGGTGAGCTTGGGGCTGGACGCGGTGAGCGAGCCCTGCAGCCTCTGGCCCACGGCGATGCGGCCCTGCGCCCGCGCGGCGGGCGCGGTCGCGGCTGCGGCAAGGCAGGCCGCGAGCGCGGCGGTCCTGAGATGCGTGCTGTTCATGGCTGGGTCGGGAAGGGGCGGCGCGAGGGGCCGCCGGTGGTGTGTCCGCGCGTTCGGCGAGGCGGGGGCGGCCCCGCACTGCCTGGCGCGGTTGGGATGGAGCGGGTGGCTAGGGGCCGCGCGAGAGGCGGCCCGCGATGACAAGGTGCGTGGCCTCCCAGCCCCTTGGCAAGCACCGCGTGGGCGCCGCGGCGCGGGACTGTTTGCGGAACGGGCGCCGCCGCGTAGGTTGCAACGCTCGAAGCGCGGCCGGTAGAGGCCGGTACGAGGCCTCCGCCGTCCACTCCGTCCCTCGCAAGACCCTTTTTGCGACGTTGTCTGGCGCTGGGCGCACCGGGCGTGTACCTTTGCGCTCGGAGCCGGTTCATGCGATGCGTAGCCCAGCGACCCTTTCCGCAATCTGCCCTTTATGTCGACACCCCGCCTTCCCGTACCGCCCGGCCCCGTGCCCGTCTCGCGCATGGGCGCGGAGGACTACACGGTCATTCTCGACGAGATCGGCGGCGGCGGCGGGGCGGCGCTGCGCCACCTTCTGGAGAGCGTGTCGCAGTGGGTCGCGCGCCCGGCCGGCAGCCGCGGCGGCGTGTACCACCCCGCGGCCGAGGGGGTGGACCCCGGCGCCGTGCCGGAGCTGCTGCTGAGCGTGGAGGCCCTGCAGCGCCTGGTGGCCGAGGCCACGCCCGACGCCGACACCAGCGAGGCGGTGGGCTTGGGCTGCTACACCGTGGCCGAGTGGGCCGAGGAGCGGGGCGCCATCGGGACGGCGCTGGCGTGGGCACAGGCCGCCATCGAGGCCTGGCCGCAGCAGCCGCACTACGCCTACCTGGTGGGCCGCCTGGCCCGCAAGCGCGCCGAGTACGAGATGGCCGAGGCCTGGCTGCGCTACGCGATGCGCCTGGCACGCCGCCGCATGGTGTGGGAGGTGTACGCGCTCGCCCTGGCCGGCTTCGCGAACCTCAAGCGCCAGAAGGGCAACATCCCGGCGGCCATGCGCTACCACCGTCTGTCTCTCAAGGCGGCGCGCAAGTTCGGCCTTCGCACGTTCGAGGGCGACGCGCTGTACGACCTGGCGGTGATGTGCTTCGAGGTGGGCGACGCCAAGCACGCGTTCAGCTATGCCCGTCAAGCCGTGGATGCGTATGGCCCGGGCCATTCGCGGATTCCGCCGCTTGCAATTGATATCGGGCTCTTTCTCATGTACCAGTACGGCCAGTTCGAATTCGCCGCGTACATCTTTCAGTCGCTGCTCCCGTACGTCTGGGAGATGCCCAACCGTCTGCTGGTATCCGCGAACCTCGCCCGCGCGGCTGCCGCTGCCGGGTGGGAGGAGGTGTTCGAGAAAGCCTGGCTGGATGCCTGGCTGCTCATGGGCACTTCATCGTCGGCCGAAGGCCACGCCTCGGCACTGGTGCAGCTCTCCCACGGCGCGGCCAGCCTCAATTCTTGGGAGCGGGCGAGTATGGCCGCCGAACGGGGGCTGCGGATCGCGGCGGATCGCCGGGAAGGCAAGGTGCTGGTGATGGCTGAAGGTATGCTCCAGGCGCTTCGTGGTGAGATGATGGCCGACCAGCAACTGCGAGCCGTATTTCCCGATCTGGAATTCCTCGAGGCGGCGGTTCCACCCT
Encoded here:
- a CDS encoding PPC domain-containing protein, producing the protein MNSTHLRTAALAACLAAAATAPAARAQGRIAVGQRLQGSLTASSPKLTDGSYYQNYTLRAQPGQTVTVTLRSTAFDAYLAVGQMQNGQWSELDSDDDGAGGTDAQVQVAVPAGGELTIRANSLEGGATGAYTVQVAAGGAASYSGKPRPAPQGAHTAMPTPQPIRIGGSASGSLDEGDAVLESDNTRYDLYSFRGRAGQRVQVTMRSGAFDSYMAFGRIMNGSLSVSDSDDDGAGGNDSRVIATLPADGEYVIRANSLTAEGRGGYTVTVEELPPAPPAPDPRSIRGGETVEGTLDANDPQADDHSSYDAYVYHGRAGERLTVTMTAGGFDAYLAFGTWRNGAFSQTDSDDDGAGGTNSKLEVTLPADGDYVIRANSLSAGATGPYTLRVESRR